The Thermococcus peptonophilus genomic sequence TCGAGGGCAAACTGCCCGAAGACCTTGATGAATCTGGGGAAGAGGAGGAGTGATTATGGCCGAGGCTAACCAGCTATTCAAGGAGTTTAAGATTCAGAGCGTCAGCGAGTTCTTCAGGCGGAACGCGGCAATGCTCGGCTACACGGGCAAGGTCCGCTCGCTGACAACTTTAGTCCACGAGGCAGTAACCAACTCCCTCGACGCCTGTGAAGAGGCTGGAATCCCACCCTACGTCAGGGTAGAGATTGAGGAGCTTGGAAACGAGCACTACAAGGTTGTAGTTGAAGACAACGGGCCGGGAATACCAGAGAAGTACATCACCCACGTCTTCGGGAAGATGCTCGCCGGAACGAAGGCCCACAGGAACATACAGAGCCGCGGTCAGCAGGGTATCGGTATAAGCGGCGCCGTCATGTTCGCCCAGATAACGAGCGGAAAGGCTACGCGCGTAATAACCTCAACCGGAGACGACGAGATAATTGAGGCATGGGTTAAAATAGACGTTGACAAGAACGAGGGTAAAATCGTCAAGAAGGAGAAGCACCCGAACCCGAAGGGCTGGCGTGGGACGAGGATAGAGCTTGAGGTTAAGAACGTCAAGTACATGCGCTCCAAGCAGGGTGTCTTCTGGTACCTCAAGCTCACAGCTATAGCCAATCCTCACGCTCACATCGAGCTTATCGAGCCCGACGGAAAGCTCATAGTCTTCCCGAGGTCGAGCGATGAAGTTCCTGAACCTCCTGTCGAGATGAAGCCTCATCCCAAGGGAGTTCTCACCGATGACGTTTACAGATTAGCCAAGAAGACGAGGAGAAACACCGTCAGGAGGTTCCTTATCGGCGAGTTTTCGAGGATAAGTGACAAGAAGGTAGACGAGCTTGTGGAATACATAGCCGCCCTCAGGCTGATAAAGACCGTGCAGGACAAGAAGCTCCAGGAGCAGTACTACCAGAAGCTCATGGAGGGGCACGTTAAAGCCGTCCTCAGGGCCTTCAGGGGCTACACGAAGGTCGTCAAGCAGGTAGCGAAGATAATGGAGAAACCCCCCGAGAAGCTCACCTGGCACGAAGCTGAAGAGATAGTCGAGGCCTTCAAGTACATGAAGTTCCTCGCCCCGCCGACCCACGGTCTGAGGCCCATCGGCGAGGAGAACATCGAGAAGGGCCTTGGAGGAATCCTCAAGCCGGAGTTCGTTACCGCCGTTACGAGACCGCCCAAGGTCTATTCCGGCGGTATTCCCTTCCAGGTCGAAGTTGGAATAGCCTACGGCGGTGAGATTCCTGCTGGCTTCGACCTCTACCGCTACGCCAACAGGGTGCCGCTCCTCTTCGACGCTGGTTCGTGTGTGACAACTCAAGCGGCCCGCTCCATAGAC encodes the following:
- the top6B gene encoding DNA topoisomerase VI subunit B, which produces MAEANQLFKEFKIQSVSEFFRRNAAMLGYTGKVRSLTTLVHEAVTNSLDACEEAGIPPYVRVEIEELGNEHYKVVVEDNGPGIPEKYITHVFGKMLAGTKAHRNIQSRGQQGIGISGAVMFAQITSGKATRVITSTGDDEIIEAWVKIDVDKNEGKIVKKEKHPNPKGWRGTRIELEVKNVKYMRSKQGVFWYLKLTAIANPHAHIELIEPDGKLIVFPRSSDEVPEPPVEMKPHPKGVLTDDVYRLAKKTRRNTVRRFLIGEFSRISDKKVDELVEYIAALRLIKTVQDKKLQEQYYQKLMEGHVKAVLRAFRGYTKVVKQVAKIMEKPPEKLTWHEAEEIVEAFKYMKFLAPPTHGLRPIGEENIEKGLGGILKPEFVTAVTRPPKVYSGGIPFQVEVGIAYGGEIPAGFDLYRYANRVPLLFDAGSCVTTQAARSIDWKRYKIDDLDRAPLVLMINVVSVHVPYTGTGKQSIASVDEIYNEIRLAIMDAARRLQTYLSGKHRRLAQVKRKKTFEKYVPEIAKALSVLTGEPEEKIKEYFIRFIESRFASPEVEEVAAEEVAEYA